The nucleotide sequence TTTTTTATTTTTTTCGTCCGTTCCGCTTATTAAAAGATAGTGAGCCATTATCGAGGTTATTACCGGATCTATTTTTGCCCCTTCATTGAGTTTTAACGGCTTTATGTTACCGTTTACATCCGCTTTAATAACCACATTGCTCAAAGCCCACGCCATGACAGGATTTTTATCGACTATCTTTTTATCGAGGATATTTTTTTCAAAAAGTTTAGAAGGTTCGGAAATACTTGCTAAATTTTGTTTAAATTCTATTAGCGAAACATCGGCCGGAAGTTCTTTTTCCAAATCTTTTATAAGACTTTGAGCGTGCCAAGGATCATAAGCTATCTTACTTAATTGACATTCCTTACTTATGTTCACAATATCTTTTATTAAAAAATCATAATCAATAGTTGCTCCGGGTGTTACCGTTACAATGCCTGATTCAACCCATTGAGCATAGCCAATATTTTCTTTTTGGATCCGCTCTATTAGTGTTTCTTCCGGAATATATACTTTATGAAAAGCAAAGATAAAGTCTTTGTCTTCCCAATATAAAGTAAATACGGTTAAGTCTCTTATGCTCGAAAGGTCTATAGCTCCTACGGCATTTTTATTTTTATAATCAGATGTTTTATTTTTTTGTTTGATCCATACTTCAGGCGGTATCCAATTAGAGCCCATAGCGTTCCGCCATATATTATAAGTCTTAGCTAAAAAGTTAGCTTGAGTACTCGGCCTTTTAATAGCCCTTTCTAGGTCTTGCTCAAGAAGTTTTCTATTTGTTATTAAATCGATACTAGGATTGGCCTTTTCCAAATTAGCGGCATCTTTCCAGTCATCGTCTTTATCTATTGTGTAAATAAGCGCAAAATAAGAGGGATCATTTTTGTTTATGCCTTGAAGCATGCTTTTAGCTTCCATGCTTTCATAATAACAAGGAAGCGTTACATTTAATCCGGCTGTTGTAATTATTAGGACTTGTCCGCCTTGCTTTCTCGCTCTCATTCCCTGTAAGCTTGCTTGTAAGGGCTTGTCTGTTAAATATTCGTGATATTCGTCCAACACGGCAAAGCTGTTTTTATAACTATCAATTTTTTTTGTTCCTGATGTAAAAAAACTTATTCGGCTGTTTTTAAAAACAATAGAACTTGACCAGCATTTACAAACTGAATTTAATTCTTTAGATTGTTTTAC is from Treponema denticola and encodes:
- a CDS encoding terminase TerL endonuclease subunit, which codes for MRSEKEVKDLVLNYCKDIKQEKIKSCVYIKLAIKRFESMLKKAPDGYIANWGKLTEVINFAESLFIPDINKNLCLLPWQVFAYAGIYLFTKKENDNAFLTQIAYIEVARKNSKTTSILFPAILYNFLATENAESYFFSGDEKQAKKTFEEITQIVKQSKELNSVCKCWSSSIVFKNSRISFFTSGTKKIDSYKNSFAVLDEYHEYLTDKPLQASLQGMRARKQGGQVLIITTAGLNVTLPCYYESMEAKSMLQGINKNDPSYFALIYTIDKDDDWKDAANLEKANPSIDLITNRKLLEQDLERAIKRPSTQANFLAKTYNIWRNAMGSNWIPPEVWIKQKNKTSDYKNKNAVGAIDLSSIRDLTVFTLYWEDKDFIFAFHKVYIPEETLIERIQKENIGYAQWVESGIVTVTPGATIDYDFLIKDIVNISKECQLSKIAYDPWHAQSLIKDLEKELPADVSLIEFKQNLASISEPSKLFEKNILDKKIVDKNPVMAWALSNVVIKADVNGNIKPLKLNEGAKIDPVITSIMAHYLLISGTDEKNKKYTAADLLKAL